The genomic interval CTCCGCAGTGCACGCCGGCACCACGGTCAAGCTGAAAACATCGTCCCACTGGGAGGTCGCAGCCATGATCGGAGCGATGTCGTCGGCCTCGGTGACAACAATAAGTTTGGGGGAGTCAGACTGCAGCCAGTATTCGGCCACCAACCTCACCCCCGGCGGGTAAGACCACCCCATGCGACGGGCTATTCTTTCTCGGTCGGTTCCCGCCCGAACGCTACCCAGGGTGACAAATAACATCCCAGCCTCCTTTTTGGGCCTAACTGACGAACAGGCCCATGTCAGCGAGGGGTACCGGTCGCGGATTACGTTTGTGCAGTCAGGGCGACGGTTTGCGGATCGTTCTAGACGGTTCTACCCACTACGGTTTCAGGAATAGAAGATTAAACCTTACCTTCAGTCTACTCTCATAACGCCAGAAAAGCACCCGCCACGCCGAAGGCGCGTTCCCTAGTAGGTTGTGGTACTCGCAGCAGCTGTCGTCGTGGTTGTGGCGGCAGTAGTGGTCGTGCTAGCCCCATTAGTGGTACTAGTGGGAATAGTCCCAGTCGTGCTGCTCGAGGGCAAGGTGGTGCAGGTGGTGGTAGACGGTGGAACCGCAATCAAGCGGGAGAACATGGGATAGTAGCTACGGAAGACTTCGGGCCCGTTGTGCAGAATAGTGCCATCCGGCATGGTGACTATGCGGGTAACACTGCAAGAGCGAGCCGACTGACCCGACCGAATCACTTTGGTTTGCCCAGGACGTAGTGACGGATCAACCACTGTCTCTTCGGTACGCGCCTGCCCAAAAGTAAAGCCGCTAAACGTGATCTTTACTTTGCGCCCATCGTAGGTGCCATAAATGTTGAAGCGAGTGTGAACTCCGTCCGACCAACCGCGAATCCAAATGTAGTGAGCGGTATCGTTACGGAAGCGTAGGTTCTTGGGTGGTGCAATAGTGGCATCACGACCCGGCGGGTAGTGGTCGATGTAAAGCGAGTGGTTGTGCCGCTGCAGTATCTCAAGACCAGCCTCAAGCGCTGCATTAAACAGAGTGGTCGATACTTGGCAGATTCCGCCTCCGAACACATCCTCCATGATTCCTTCGCCCACTATTCCGGGAGCTGTCTTATACCCGCGTTCAGGAGTCCGCGGACCTACCACTTTCTCGAAGTCATACACCTCTCCGGGGGCCAAGATCACATTCTCGGCGTACTTGGTGGTGATACGCACGTTGTGCTGACGGTTAGAGCTCCCGTAGTATGGCTCGGTCTCGTAGCTGGCCAGAAGGTCCTTGATCCCCATGGCTTCAGCTTCTTCAGTAGTTAAGTCGGGCTCCCACTCCGTAACCGCCACCTTAGCTACCCGATTGGTCTTCTTAAGCGCTGCTTCCATCAAAGCCTGCGTGGTCGCCTCGGGGTCCAGTTTCTCCCCTGGCTGGCCCGGAACTACCCAGGCCTTTTTTTGGTCGCAGTCAAACGAGGCGTTGACCGGCTCCTTAGCCACCGCGGGCTCTACCTCGACAAAGAAGTCGGCCAGCTTTGCCGCCGACAAACGAGGAACTAGGGTGGGAACACCGTCCCTGACTTCGGACACAAACTGGACCGCAGCAGCAATCGCCTCAGGCCGAAGAACCCAGGACTTATCGCCATGCACCAGAGTGACCGGCGCGCTCACCATCGTCTGCGCTTGATCTAGCGCCAGCTGGTGGTCTTCCACTGATACGTCAGGCTCTACGGTCACAAGAGGTATAGCGACTTCGGTGGTATGAAGCGAAAGGAGAATCTTCTCTAGCTCGGCCTTAAGAGCCGCGCGGTCCACAGCCTGACCTTTGTCTCCTCCCACTACCTTTACCTCTGTCCCCTCGATGACAAGCGAGGCGTTCACCGGCGGAACGTCAAGCTCGGCCGCAATCCGGGCGATCACGGAGTCAAGCTTTTGCTCATCTACCGAACCTGCCAGAGGCAAATCGACAGAGGTAAAGTAGAGCTTCCAACGCCTGTAAAGGTTGACAAACGCGTTACTCTCGCGGGTGACCTGCATTGCGCGAGCAACGGCTCCGGCGACATCCATCTTTGCTCCGGCATCAGCCGGCATGATTTCCCAGCTTTTCTCGCCAGCCACAAGACGTATGGGGCTTGACTGAGCTCTTCTTACGTGTGAGGCAAGAGCGGCCACCGCCTCGTTTTCGGTCATCCGGCCGAGATCCACCCCGTTAACGTATACCCCTGAGTGGACCCGCCCATAGGAGACTCCGGCTTCAGCAAGAACTGCGATAACAAGTAATGCGATTAGACAACCGAGGCCAAGCAGAATCTTAAAGCGTAGGCTGCGGCGCCTCTGGCGCCTGTAGTTCACCCTTCTTGGCACGCTTGTAGTGGTCACCTTGCCGTCTACAGTCATCTCCCGCCCGCACTAGATTTTAGTAGTTGCCTTCCGTGGTATTAGACCCGGCGTGTGCGTTCTAAGTTTCTCATACTTCTTGCTTATAAACCTTCTCCTTGCTCCTAAACCCTCCTGCGTAGGCAGCCGATAAATGGGGTATGAAAGATTTAGGTAACAAGCTACCCGGAGCTACACCGCCCATGATTTTCTGCCGAGCTTGCGCCTCGCCTCTCTTGCAAGCGGTGGAATGGGAGGAGCAAGAGCACGACACGTGGCGGGTCAAGCTGTGGTGTCCGGAATGTGGCTTTGAGCAAGAAGCCATTCTGGATCGTCCCCAGCTCATTTACCTCTCCCTTGCTATTGAGTGCGGCTTCACCTGGATGTTTGAGGCCTTGGCAGAGCTTGACGTATTGCGTCTTTCCTCTTGCGAGCCTGACCTGGTCGAAAAAGCCCTCACTGACCGGATAGAGTTCTAGTTAGACCCTGCCCCGAGGGCTTCACCCCGAGATCACCACGAGATGCAGCCTCCGCGAGTTAGCTCGCAGATGCGACGTGCGCTATTCTTCCAAGTAGTAACTGCGACAAGACTAGCTGTAGTCAAACTGCGTGCGACGGGAGTTCGAGCATGGATCTGGAAGTCTTTTTCCCCGGCAACAAGAAAGTGCACGTGCGGTACAAGGGTTTTGTCATCGAGACGGACCAACCGGTAAGAGCTGGAGGCGACGAAACAGCACCTACTCCCTTTGACCTTTTCCTCGCCTCGCTGGCCGCTTGCTCCGGAGTTTACGTGCTCTCTTTTCTACAGCAGCGCGGACTGTCCACTGACGGAGCCGGACTCGTTCTGAGAACCGAGCGCGATCCGGAAACCAAAATGGTTACCAAAATCACTACTGAAGTGAAACTGCCGGCTGACTTCCCCGAGAAGTATCGTGAGGCTGTGCTGAGAGCAGTCGAGCAGTGCACGGTCAAGCGTCACATCCAAAACCCGCCCGCGTTTGAGACAGTGGTTACAGTAGGCTAACTAGGCTAGGTGAGGAGACAGTAGGCTGCACAGGCCAGCAGAGGAGCGCTTTGCGCGGAGAGTGGCCACACCCCGGCCTAGCTGGGCCGCCAGCCGGGGCCATGGGCATCTGCATCCCGGCGTTTCTCAAACTGGACCAAGGCGTCTTTGTACTTGCAGTGACGAAGACCGATCAGCTCTACCAACATCTGAAGAAAGCTCCATAGCCCAGCAGCCAGCGAGTCTGGCTGGCAGTCAAGGCACAGCTGGCCTCTGTAGACTCCGGCGCCCGGAAATTGCTTTGCTGCGTGAAAGACGGTGCGGCTCAAGATCATGTCACCCTGTACATCCATGCCCTGTTCCGCAAGACACCTAAGAAGCAAGCCGCCATCCGAAATGCGCACCCGATCCTGAGAGACCATGGCAAGCTCGAGCATCACCTTGCCCTGGCGCCCCGGGTATACAAACGGGGTTTCGACCTGGAGCTTCTGCCCTTCCAACAGGCGGCCAAGAGTGACGTTTTCAGCCGACTCTTGAGTTCCGGCAGAAACGGCAGCCACGAGTTCTGCAAAACTGATGGGGGAAAGCCCCTCGGCCATTCTGTACTTAGGTTCCTTCGCTCAAGCCACTGTCAGGCTGCGGTCTAGGCAGACTGTGCGGGACCCTGGCTATCCGGCTGGGCAGCGCCTGCTTCTGGCTGAGGAGCACCTGCGTTTCGCTGAGGAGCGCCTGCTTCTGGCTGAGCAGCACCTGCGTTTGGCTGAGCTGCCTGCGCTTGGGCCCTTGCTTGTGCTTCGGCGCGCACTCTAAGCAGTTGCTCCTCTAGGCGCGTCATATCGTCTAGAATTTTCTGCCGCAGCGCTTGATCCACAGGCCGGCCGCGGTAGAAGTCAAAGACTAAGTAGCCCAGTTTCTTGGCAAGACTGTCCATCTGAAGCTCAATCTGTAACTCCGTGACTTTGGTCTTGCCCTTGTCAATAGCCTTATCGGCACCTTCCGCCACTTTCTCGATACCCGCAGCAAGCTTATCGATGAGACCCATGGTCACACCTTCCTGAGTAGCTTTGCACCTACAGTCTACTTCACTTGCGCGAACTACGGTAGACTCGTTTGTCAATGGCAGCATGGGTACAAAAAGAGGGAGCGAGTTTCTTGGAGACGGCAGTTCCTTTTCGCGCCTGGCGATATTCACCAGCGGCTGGAGATCTCAACTTGCTGGTTGCCCCGCCATACGACGTGATCGGACCGGAGCTCTTGGCAGAACTTTACGAGCGCAGCCCTTACAACGTGGTTCATGTCGACCTAGGAATGACGCAGCCGGGCGACAACGACCAAGAGAACAGGTACACGCGGGCAGCCCAGGAGCTCTTGGCATGGAAACAATCCGGAATCATCCAGCAAGACCCAGAGCCCACTGTCACTTTTGTGGAGGAAGTTTTTGTCGGCCCAGACGGCAGGCCGGGAGTGCGGCACGGCTTTCTAGCTCTCATGCGGCTCTATGAGTTTGAGGAGGGCGTCGTCTTCCCCCACGAGCGGACCCTGTCTGGTCCAAAGGAAGACCGTTTTCGCTTGATGCAGACAACCCGAATGTGCCTGAGCCCGGTGTTCTTGCTCTACGACCTTCCTAGCGATGACATCACTGCTGCCTGGAAAGCCGGTCCTGGCCAGACCCCTCCCGTTAGCGTGCTGACCGACAGCGAGGGCACCGTGACAAAGCTCTGGCCCACCGCTGAGCGCAGGCTTCTTGCAACGATTAAAGAAGCTCTTCGCGGCGCGCGCCTGATCATTGCAGACGGCCATCACCGCTACGAAACAGCCCTTAGATACCGGCGCACCCAGCAGGAACTGACAGCGCCGGCCAGCGAGCGGCGGGAGGCAGCGTCGCCAGCCAACACACCCACGGAGCTTGGCCGACAGCAAGCCAGCGGAGGGGGCCAGCGGCCTGCTTGGGAGTACGTTCTTGCGTACTTTGTAAATATGTCCGACCCTGGGCTTGCTATCTACGCCACTCACCGGCTACTCCACGGGCTTGAGCCCCAACAGGTGGCCTCGCTACCAGAGCGCCTGGGCAAGTTCTTTGTCGTTGAACGGTTAGGTGGCTCTAATCCACAGGCAGCCATCGCCGACTTTTTGGCAACACATCGCCGCCTGGCTTTTGGTCTATGGGGTCCAGACCTGGGCCCTGCCTATGGGCTTAGGCTTATTGACAGCACAGTTGCACGGCGGGCAGCGCCCGGGCATAGCGCTGCTTATCAGCAACTGGATGTGACCGTACTAGAAACACTCATCTTAGGCGAAACCCTGGGCATCACTTCTTGCGACCTGGCCGCAGAACGGTACGTGGCGTACGTGAAAGAACTAAACGAAGCTTTTGAGCGGCTAAAGAGGCACGAGTTTCAGATTGGCTTTTTCCTTAACCCCACTGGGATAGACCAAGTCAAAGAAGTGGCCTTTGCCGGGGAGCGCATGCCGCAAAAAGCAACCTTTTTCCACCCCAAGCTGCCTACGGGCCTGGTGTTTCACGATCTGACTGGATTTGTCTAAACAAACAACCCCGGTATTTAGGCCTTTCTCGCCCCGACCCAGCCTTTCACTGCGATCCAACCTCGAAGGGCTCGATCCGGGCGGCTCGCCCGTCAGGGCCGATTTCTAGCACCACACCCTCAAGCCACACATCCTGCTCTGCTACTTCAAAGCGCACCGGGAGCTGAGTCACCAGGCGCTCGATTACTAACTCTTTTTTTACCCCGATAACCGAATCTCTGGCCCCACACATGCCGGCGTCGGTGATGTAGGCGGTTCCGCCAGGGAGCACCCGGGCGTCTGCTGTACGTATG from Thermoleophilia bacterium carries:
- a CDS encoding DUF1015 domain-containing protein; this encodes MAAWVQKEGASFLETAVPFRAWRYSPAAGDLNLLVAPPYDVIGPELLAELYERSPYNVVHVDLGMTQPGDNDQENRYTRAAQELLAWKQSGIIQQDPEPTVTFVEEVFVGPDGRPGVRHGFLALMRLYEFEEGVVFPHERTLSGPKEDRFRLMQTTRMCLSPVFLLYDLPSDDITAAWKAGPGQTPPVSVLTDSEGTVTKLWPTAERRLLATIKEALRGARLIIADGHHRYETALRYRRTQQELTAPASERREAASPANTPTELGRQQASGGGQRPAWEYVLAYFVNMSDPGLAIYATHRLLHGLEPQQVASLPERLGKFFVVERLGGSNPQAAIADFLATHRRLAFGLWGPDLGPAYGLRLIDSTVARRAAPGHSAAYQQLDVTVLETLILGETLGITSCDLAAERYVAYVKELNEAFERLKRHEFQIGFFLNPTGIDQVKEVAFAGERMPQKATFFHPKLPTGLVFHDLTGFV
- a CDS encoding OsmC family protein gives rise to the protein MDLEVFFPGNKKVHVRYKGFVIETDQPVRAGGDETAPTPFDLFLASLAACSGVYVLSFLQQRGLSTDGAGLVLRTERDPETKMVTKITTEVKLPADFPEKYREAVLRAVEQCTVKRHIQNPPAFETVVTVG
- a CDS encoding VanW family protein; translation: MTVDGKVTTTSVPRRVNYRRQRRRSLRFKILLGLGCLIALLVIAVLAEAGVSYGRVHSGVYVNGVDLGRMTENEAVAALASHVRRAQSSPIRLVAGEKSWEIMPADAGAKMDVAGAVARAMQVTRESNAFVNLYRRWKLYFTSVDLPLAGSVDEQKLDSVIARIAAELDVPPVNASLVIEGTEVKVVGGDKGQAVDRAALKAELEKILLSLHTTEVAIPLVTVEPDVSVEDHQLALDQAQTMVSAPVTLVHGDKSWVLRPEAIAAAVQFVSEVRDGVPTLVPRLSAAKLADFFVEVEPAVAKEPVNASFDCDQKKAWVVPGQPGEKLDPEATTQALMEAALKKTNRVAKVAVTEWEPDLTTEEAEAMGIKDLLASYETEPYYGSSNRQHNVRITTKYAENVILAPGEVYDFEKVVGPRTPERGYKTAPGIVGEGIMEDVFGGGICQVSTTLFNAALEAGLEILQRHNHSLYIDHYPPGRDATIAPPKNLRFRNDTAHYIWIRGWSDGVHTRFNIYGTYDGRKVKITFSGFTFGQARTEETVVDPSLRPGQTKVIRSGQSARSCSVTRIVTMPDGTILHNGPEVFRSYYPMFSRLIAVPPSTTTCTTLPSSSTTGTIPTSTTNGASTTTTAATTTTTAAASTTTY